DNA from Pseudodesulfovibrio alkaliphilus:
AGTATAGCCCTTTAGACATGCCGCCTTAGCTCGCCCACTGAGCCGAAAGCTCCTCCGCCTGCCTGAGCACGGCCTGGACAGCGGCGTCCTGCATGTCGGGCGGGTAGCCATACTTTCTCAGAATCTTCTTCACCAGCACACGCATTCGGGCCCGAGCGCTTTCACGCTTGGACCAGTCAACGGTCACGTTCTTCTTCAAGCTGTTCAGGAGCTCGTGGGCGATGACTCGAAGCGACTCGTCCCTCATGATTTCCACGGCGCTTTCGTTCTCTGCCAGAGCGTCATAGAAGGCGATCTCTTCCTGGCTCAG
Protein-coding regions in this window:
- a CDS encoding type I restriction enzyme endonuclease domain-containing protein, with the translated sequence MARDIRESHRRGEEEGLSQEEIAFYDALAENESAVEIMRDESLRVIAHELLNSLKKNVTVDWSKRESARARMRVLVKKILRKYGYPPDMQDAAVQAVLRQAEELSAQWAS